In one window of Coleofasciculaceae cyanobacterium DNA:
- a CDS encoding filamentous hemagglutinin N-terminal domain-containing protein, translated as MLSVNLGSHSFKVGATTVFALMLLDGGVQAQITSDNSTNTKVQADQNRSVVTGGIQSGNNLFHSFEQFSLSTGATANFDHALEIENIFSRVTGGTVSEIDGLIQTQGNANLFLLNPAGIVFGANAQLDIGGSFIATTGDRLIFEDDVEFSASITEDKPLLTISSPIGLQYGGSVGNIEVLPNANRSPNDRGLNIRPGNTLALLGGDVSMSRNSLNGIGSNVEIGSVKSGVIKLQTHENGWQFNYQAAQDLGNISFSNRALINNSGGKVNFRGKTISLATGSGIRDFNNLNRTRSSINIEANESINLNGGLLLTQVGQQRNDLAQAIANVGGDILLQSPQIFLNNGSVVSAGTLSNGAGGNIAINAQNLVQLSSDTGNPSIVSTSTQGMGNGGQIEINTGKLIINGGSQVQALAGNGAGGTITVNASQGVNISGTGILRSRDRAGNSSEIELNSGFSASSGIEGLPALQQPQGKSGNLVINTPNLTIQEDAQISVSNYGLADAGDIQITTSTLSLDTAGKIVANTASGEGGSISIIAEKLVILDQASSISTAAKQNGNGGNIKVKTANLVLLDFNQVSANASQGNGGKITIDTQGLFIDPTSKITASSEVEQKKGTVEINTLDLSSRLETDYYEQSPLAAENQINTGCGVGTSLAQNQFRDLGRGGIPNNLLQETSNLETLADLGKHEPKTSNSIKQSKDTFEQSTDLEDRPLTEANSWIVNSQGVVELIAQPQVATSTQPSNCGLR; from the coding sequence ATGCTGTCTGTTAATCTTGGTAGCCATAGTTTTAAAGTCGGTGCAACGACTGTATTTGCCCTAATGCTGCTTGACGGTGGTGTTCAGGCACAGATAACTAGCGACAATAGCACTAACACTAAAGTTCAAGCCGACCAAAATAGATCCGTGGTTACTGGCGGTATTCAATCGGGAAATAATCTGTTTCATAGTTTTGAGCAATTTTCTTTAAGCACTGGTGCAACAGCTAATTTCGATCATGCTTTAGAGATTGAAAATATTTTTAGCCGAGTTACAGGAGGAACAGTTTCCGAGATTGATGGTTTAATTCAGACACAGGGCAATGCTAATTTATTTTTACTCAACCCCGCAGGAATTGTTTTTGGCGCGAATGCTCAGCTAGATATAGGAGGTTCATTTATTGCCACTACAGGCGATCGCCTGATCTTTGAAGACGACGTTGAATTTAGTGCATCTATCACCGAAGACAAGCCTTTATTAACTATCAGTTCACCCATTGGTTTACAGTATGGTGGCAGCGTAGGCAACATTGAAGTGTTACCTAATGCCAATCGTAGCCCTAATGATCGTGGTTTAAATATTAGACCTGGTAACACTCTAGCTTTACTGGGTGGTGATGTATCGATGAGCAGAAACAGTCTTAATGGTATTGGCAGTAATGTTGAAATTGGTAGCGTCAAGTCTGGCGTAATTAAGCTACAAACTCACGAGAATGGTTGGCAATTTAATTATCAAGCTGCTCAAGATTTGGGCAATATCAGTTTTAGTAATCGAGCCTTAATTAACAATAGTGGTGGCAAAGTCAATTTTCGGGGCAAAACCATTAGTCTAGCAACTGGTTCAGGCATACGCGATTTCAATAACCTGAATCGAACCAGAAGCAGCATCAATATAGAAGCTAACGAATCAATTAATCTCAACGGTGGCTTGCTATTAACTCAGGTAGGACAACAGCGTAACGATCTAGCTCAAGCGATCGCTAATGTGGGTGGAGACATTTTACTTCAGTCTCCTCAAATCTTTTTAAATAATGGCTCAGTGGTTTCGGCTGGTACTCTGAGCAATGGTGCAGGGGGCAACATTGCTATTAACGCTCAAAATCTCGTGCAGCTATCTAGCGACACAGGAAACCCTTCAATAGTTAGCACCTCTACCCAAGGAATGGGTAACGGAGGTCAAATAGAAATTAATACAGGAAAATTAATCATCAACGGAGGAAGTCAGGTTCAGGCTTTAGCAGGAAACGGTGCAGGAGGTACAATTACGGTGAATGCTAGCCAAGGTGTAAATATCTCTGGCACAGGAATCTTGCGATCGCGAGACAGAGCCGGCAATTCATCAGAAATTGAACTAAATAGCGGTTTTTCCGCTTCTTCGGGGATTGAGGGCTTACCCGCCTTACAGCAACCCCAAGGTAAAAGTGGCAACTTGGTAATTAATACTCCTAATTTGACTATACAAGAGGACGCGCAAATATCGGTTAGCAATTATGGTTTGGCTGATGCAGGAGATATTCAAATTACGACCTCAACTCTCAGCTTAGATACGGCAGGAAAAATCGTGGCTAACACCGCATCTGGAGAAGGCGGTTCGATCTCCATAATTGCCGAAAAATTAGTTATTTTAGACCAGGCAAGTTCTATATCTACCGCCGCCAAGCAAAATGGTAATGGGGGTAACATCAAGGTAAAAACGGCAAATTTAGTTTTGCTGGACTTTAATCAAGTTAGTGCTAATGCGAGTCAGGGAAATGGAGGGAAGATTACGATTGATACCCAAGGACTATTTATCGATCCAACTAGTAAAATTACCGCTAGTTCCGAAGTTGAACAAAAAAAAGGTACTGTAGAAATCAATACCTTAGATCTTAGTTCGAGACTGGAAACAGATTATTATGAACAGTCTCCCCTGGCAGCAGAAAATCAGATTAACACCGGCTGCGGTGTCGGTACAAGTCTCGCCCAGAATCAATTTCGCGATCTTGGTCGTGGCGGTATTCCTAATAATCTACTCCAAGAAACCTCTAATTTAGAAACTCTAGCTGACTTGGGCAAACATGAGCCTAAAACATCAAACTCAATCAAGCAGAGTAAAGATACTTTTGAGCAATCTACTGATTTAGAAGATCGACCGCTCACTGAAGCTAATAGTTGGATTGTTAACTCTCAAGGTGTGGTTGAACTAATTGCCCAACCGCAAGTCGCCACATCAACGCAACCATCAAACTGCGGACTTCGTTAA
- a CDS encoding NAD(P)/FAD-dependent oxidoreductase: MSLEKVDVVVIGSGVGGLCCAALLAKYGYRVVVCESHSIPGGAAHSFERNGYKFDSGPSLYSGLSSSPTNNPLRQVLDVIEEDLAWANYDAWGCRMPEGDFNAYVGADHFCEVLRKFRGEDAVNQWRKLQTEMKPLADAVNALPPLAMRFDLGAAFSLGQYLPSTLWHLPNILRMTSPFSKIMDGVVTDPFIRNWLDLLCFLLSGLPASGTVGAEMAFMFAEWYKPGVQLDYPIGGSGAIVNALVRGLTKEGGEIIYNAHVEQILVKNKRAVGVRLRDGLEIRANKAVVSNASVWDTLSLIPETVLPKSFVTERANTPECASFMHLHLGIDATGLEDLECHYIVVNDWDKGITAPQNVVVISIPSVLDPSLAPSGKHAIHVYTPGNEPYELWAGMDRRSEAYQQQKQQRAEVMWQGLERVIPDIRARTELTLIGTPLTHKRYLRRHHGTYGPAHRAGQALFPGSTTPVSGLLCCGDSTFPGIGIPAVAASGAIAANTIAPLQKHLKILK; the protein is encoded by the coding sequence ATGAGTCTAGAAAAAGTAGATGTGGTAGTAATTGGTAGCGGTGTGGGAGGGTTGTGTTGCGCTGCGCTACTGGCAAAATATGGCTATCGGGTAGTGGTGTGCGAAAGTCATTCGATTCCTGGAGGTGCTGCCCATAGTTTTGAACGAAATGGCTATAAATTTGATTCGGGGCCATCTCTATATTCAGGTTTGTCTTCTAGCCCTACTAATAATCCTTTGCGCCAGGTGCTAGATGTCATCGAGGAAGACTTAGCATGGGCAAACTACGATGCCTGGGGTTGTCGGATGCCCGAAGGAGATTTTAATGCCTACGTAGGGGCAGATCATTTTTGTGAGGTGTTAAGGAAATTTCGGGGTGAAGATGCGGTAAATCAATGGCGTAAACTTCAGACAGAAATGAAGCCGTTAGCTGATGCGGTTAATGCATTGCCTCCTTTGGCGATGCGCTTCGATTTGGGCGCAGCGTTTAGTCTGGGTCAATATTTACCAAGTACTCTCTGGCATTTGCCAAATATTCTACGGATGACTAGCCCATTTAGCAAGATTATGGACGGGGTGGTCACCGACCCATTTATTCGTAACTGGCTAGATTTACTCTGTTTTCTGCTGTCAGGTTTGCCTGCTAGTGGCACTGTCGGAGCAGAAATGGCTTTTATGTTCGCCGAATGGTACAAACCTGGTGTTCAGCTAGATTATCCAATCGGGGGTAGCGGAGCAATTGTTAATGCTTTGGTGCGGGGACTGACAAAAGAGGGTGGCGAGATTATTTATAATGCTCATGTTGAGCAGATATTAGTGAAAAATAAGCGCGCTGTTGGGGTACGTTTACGCGATGGTCTAGAAATTAGAGCAAATAAGGCAGTAGTTTCTAACGCTTCGGTATGGGATACTTTGTCTTTAATTCCTGAAACAGTCTTACCAAAAAGCTTTGTAACAGAAAGAGCCAATACCCCAGAATGTGCCAGCTTTATGCACTTACATTTGGGAATAGATGCTACTGGACTAGAAGATTTAGAATGTCATTACATCGTAGTTAATGATTGGGACAAGGGCATAACCGCACCTCAAAATGTAGTTGTAATCTCTATTCCTTCAGTATTAGACCCCAGCCTTGCTCCTTCTGGAAAACACGCGATTCATGTTTATACTCCTGGCAATGAACCTTATGAGCTTTGGGCAGGAATGGATCGCCGTAGCGAGGCTTATCAGCAACAGAAACAGCAACGAGCAGAAGTCATGTGGCAGGGATTAGAACGAGTGATTCCTGATATTCGCGCTCGCACTGAACTAACTTTAATTGGCACGCCCTTAACCCACAAGCGTTATCTCCGTCGTCATCATGGTACTTATGGTCCTGCACATCGGGCGGGTCAAGCATTATTCCCTGGCTCGACTACTCCTGTGTCGGGCTTGTTATGCTGTGGTGATTCGACCTTTCCTGGTATTGGAATTCCTGCGGTGGCTGCCAGTGGCGCGATCGCAGCTAACACTATTGCCCCGCTACAAAAGCATTTGAAAATTTTAAAATAG
- a CDS encoding YqiA/YcfP family alpha/beta fold hydrolase: MTAYIYLHGFASSPRSSKAQYLRDRFTEIGFDLNVLDLNQGDFSRLTLTRQIEQVVAALPHSSVPVTLIGSSFGGLTSAWVAQKYSQVQNLILLAPAFGFPHSWYSRLQPKQIEQWRESGYLSVYHYGEGKQIPLHYQFWLDAENYPLSGLKRSLPTLIIHGIHDDVVPIQVSRDYAKQHSQVKLIELNSDHGLNDVQERIWQETKNFLHLV; encoded by the coding sequence ATGACAGCCTATATTTATCTTCATGGTTTTGCCTCTAGTCCCCGATCTAGTAAAGCTCAATATTTGCGCGATCGCTTTACTGAGATCGGCTTCGATCTAAATGTGTTAGATCTCAATCAGGGAGACTTTTCTCGTCTTACCCTAACGCGACAGATCGAACAAGTCGTGGCAGCATTGCCCCATTCATCTGTACCCGTTACCTTGATTGGTTCAAGCTTTGGTGGTTTGACTTCGGCTTGGGTGGCGCAAAAATATAGCCAGGTACAAAACCTAATTTTGCTGGCACCTGCTTTTGGGTTTCCTCACAGTTGGTATTCGAGGTTGCAACCTAAGCAAATTGAACAATGGCGCGAGTCTGGTTATTTATCTGTATATCACTATGGCGAGGGTAAACAAATACCGCTACATTATCAATTTTGGCTCGATGCAGAAAATTATCCCCTGTCGGGATTAAAGCGATCGCTCCCCACCTTAATTATTCACGGTATTCATGATGATGTAGTACCCATTCAAGTTAGCCGAGACTATGCCAAACAACATTCCCAGGTCAAGTTAATTGAACTTAATAGCGACCATGGTTTAAATGATGTTCAGGAGAGAATTTGGCAAGAAACTAAGAATTTTTTGCATCTTGTCTAG
- a CDS encoding Uma2 family endonuclease codes for MLIDDRLPINKAHLLKQDRTLSFSGMAWEDYEKFDTAEYLGYRTSFLDGVITLMSPSQNHEVIKDFIFLLVITYCDAFDLDYYPTGSTTYKDRSKQVGKEPDTSFCFNNLQKIPDLAIAIVFSSGGTDDLKKYQKLGVQEVWFWINSRLKIYVLLDDVYQEQQNSFNLPRIEAKLLTKYIAQALNGNPRVLKQSFLAEIK; via the coding sequence ATGTTAATTGATGACCGATTACCAATCAATAAAGCTCATCTTTTAAAGCAAGATCGGACTTTAAGCTTTTCGGGTATGGCTTGGGAGGATTACGAAAAGTTTGATACAGCAGAATATTTGGGCTATCGTACATCTTTTCTCGATGGAGTAATTACTTTAATGTCTCCTAGTCAAAATCATGAAGTGATTAAAGACTTTATTTTTTTATTAGTAATTACCTATTGCGATGCCTTTGATTTAGATTACTATCCTACAGGCTCAACCACTTATAAAGATCGCAGTAAACAAGTAGGCAAAGAACCAGATACCAGCTTTTGCTTTAATAATCTGCAAAAAATTCCCGATCTAGCGATCGCAATAGTTTTTAGCAGTGGTGGTACTGATGATTTAAAAAAATATCAAAAATTAGGAGTTCAAGAAGTTTGGTTTTGGATTAACAGCAGGCTGAAGATTTATGTTTTGCTGGATGATGTTTATCAAGAGCAACAAAATAGTTTTAATTTACCCAGGATTGAAGCTAAACTATTAACCAAATATATTGCTCAGGCTTTGAATGGTAATCCTAGAGTCCTTAAACAAAGCTTTTTGGCTGAAATAAAGTAG
- a CDS encoding phycobilisome protein: protein MLSDKVQELIKKSRIVSLDWQNYPTEVIDIFQQADNEGRYLTDKDIAKIEAIVSSLSTGLAQGKLLRDNVVEIVSQARGVVLNACPGITEPGGGLYPTMRAEACWRDFWHFMRCISYGISGQRVDYTSDRGLEYMEQLYQELQVPLDAMILGLEQLKVFSLKHFEPAQQNEIEPYFERLIESMRQFSSAN, encoded by the coding sequence ATGCTCAGTGATAAAGTACAAGAATTAATCAAAAAGTCTCGTATTGTTAGTTTGGATTGGCAGAATTATCCTACCGAAGTAATTGATATTTTCCAGCAGGCAGATAATGAGGGAAGATATTTGACAGATAAAGATATTGCCAAAATTGAGGCGATTGTGTCCAGCTTATCGACAGGATTAGCTCAAGGAAAACTATTAAGAGACAATGTGGTAGAAATAGTTTCCCAGGCTCGAGGAGTGGTTTTGAATGCTTGTCCAGGGATTACCGAGCCTGGAGGCGGTTTATATCCGACTATGCGAGCCGAAGCCTGCTGGCGTGACTTTTGGCACTTTATGCGCTGTATTAGCTATGGTATCAGCGGTCAAAGAGTAGACTATACGAGCGATCGCGGTTTAGAGTATATGGAGCAGCTATATCAAGAACTGCAAGTTCCTTTGGATGCCATGATTTTGGGCTTGGAACAATTAAAAGTTTTTAGTCTGAAGCATTTTGAACCAGCACAGCAGAATGAGATCGAACCCTATTTTGAGCGGTTAATTGAATCTATGCGTCAATTTTCGTCGGCAAATTGA
- a CDS encoding SDR family oxidoreductase, which translates to MKLLVVGATGTLGRQVVRQALDEDHEVRCLVRNPNKAIFLKEWGAEIVKGDLCDRSTLAPALKGVDAVIDAATARVTDNLSAKEVDWIGKVNLIQATKAAGIERYIFFSILNADKYPEVPLMNIKRCTELFLAESGLNYTVLQLAGFMQGLISQYAIPILEEQVVWVTGESTPIAYMNTQDIAKFAIRALSVSATEKKTFPVVGTKAWGAYEIMNLCENLTGKNSRISRVSLGVLGLMRRITRFCEWGQNTADRLTFAEVLTSGKPLDAPMEDVYATFGLDPQKTTTLEEYMQEYFGRIMKKLKEIDYEKNKGKKKKSKIPYRNQF; encoded by the coding sequence ATGAAATTATTGGTAGTTGGCGCGACTGGCACTTTAGGCAGACAGGTGGTTCGTCAAGCTTTAGATGAAGATCACGAAGTACGCTGCTTGGTACGCAACCCTAACAAAGCAATTTTTCTTAAAGAGTGGGGTGCAGAAATAGTCAAGGGCGATTTGTGCGATCGATCAACTCTTGCTCCTGCATTAAAAGGTGTTGATGCCGTTATTGATGCTGCTACTGCTAGAGTTACCGATAATCTCAGTGCCAAGGAAGTCGATTGGATAGGCAAAGTTAATTTGATCCAGGCTACTAAAGCCGCTGGAATAGAGCGATATATCTTTTTCTCAATTCTTAATGCCGACAAGTATCCAGAAGTTCCTTTAATGAACATCAAGCGATGCACAGAATTATTTCTGGCTGAATCTGGCTTAAATTACACTGTTTTACAGCTTGCTGGTTTTATGCAAGGATTGATTAGTCAATATGCGATACCGATCTTGGAAGAACAGGTTGTGTGGGTAACGGGAGAAAGCACACCTATTGCCTACATGAATACCCAAGATATTGCTAAGTTTGCGATTCGGGCTTTGTCAGTATCGGCTACGGAGAAGAAAACTTTTCCTGTAGTGGGAACAAAAGCCTGGGGTGCCTATGAAATTATGAATCTGTGCGAAAATCTTACTGGAAAAAATTCTCGCATCTCTCGCGTATCTTTAGGTGTACTTGGCTTGATGCGCCGCATAACTCGCTTTTGTGAATGGGGACAAAACACCGCAGATCGCCTCACTTTTGCCGAAGTATTAACCAGTGGTAAACCATTAGATGCACCAATGGAAGATGTTTACGCAACCTTTGGTTTAGATCCTCAAAAGACTACTACTTTAGAAGAATATATGCAGGAATATTTCGGCCGCATTATGAAAAAACTCAAAGAAATTGATTACGAGAAAAATAAAGGCAAGAAAAAGAAAAGTAAAATACCTTACCGTAACCAGTTTTAA
- a CDS encoding HEAT repeat domain-containing protein, with amino-acid sequence MDIEQIKIAIDNSDPQQRMKGIRQLRNYEADIAVPLLLNHVDDREFLVRSFVAMGLGRKQSDAAFAALLGMIKDDRDPNVRAEAANSLSFYGDVAVPHLRQMYEQDDHWLVRRSVIAAMADLNSAQELLEICAIGLSGEDQPVMESCISALGLLANTEQQAEALKLLLPLAADECWRMRLQVAKSLGKYNHQGAIAALEQLKTDEDHRVVGAVLESLL; translated from the coding sequence ATGGATATAGAACAAATTAAAATCGCTATAGATAACTCCGATCCTCAGCAAAGAATGAAAGGGATTCGACAACTCAGAAATTACGAAGCGGATATTGCTGTACCTTTACTGTTGAATCATGTTGATGATCGCGAGTTTTTAGTCCGTTCTTTTGTCGCGATGGGATTAGGCAGAAAGCAAAGTGATGCAGCTTTTGCGGCACTATTAGGCATGATCAAAGATGATCGCGATCCTAACGTCAGGGCAGAAGCAGCAAATTCCTTATCTTTTTATGGCGATGTAGCAGTGCCTCATCTGAGACAAATGTATGAACAGGACGATCATTGGTTAGTTCGACGTAGCGTAATTGCAGCTATGGCAGATCTTAATAGTGCTCAAGAGTTATTAGAAATTTGCGCTATTGGATTATCAGGCGAAGATCAGCCAGTTATGGAGTCATGTATCAGCGCTTTAGGACTTCTGGCAAATACAGAACAGCAAGCAGAAGCTTTGAAATTACTTTTACCCTTAGCAGCGGATGAATGTTGGCGCATGAGGTTACAGGTGGCTAAATCTTTGGGCAAATATAATCATCAAGGGGCGATCGCTGCCTTAGAGCAGCTTAAAACAGATGAGGACCATCGCGTAGTTGGTGCAGTCTTAGAAAGTCTACTCTAA
- the rsmG gene encoding 16S rRNA (guanine(527)-N(7))-methyltransferase RsmG: MSQIETNTLPQMIDVWSRTLDWQPSDAQEQLFQQVYQEVLVGNRQQNLTRITSPEDFWEKHLWDSLSGIVGLPAEILNQKLQIIDVGTGAGFPGIPLAIAFPRWQITLLDSTRKKITFVNDLIAKLQLNNAKGIVARAEALGRVPGDRSSYDLALVRAVSKASVCAEYSLPFVKKGGLAVLYRGHWNDRETASLESAIAQLGGKIELIHPWSTPLTKGIRHCIYVRKHLATPKQFPRAVGVPDKQPL; the protein is encoded by the coding sequence ATGAGTCAGATTGAAACTAATACGCTGCCCCAAATGATTGACGTTTGGTCACGAACTCTTGACTGGCAACCCAGTGATGCTCAAGAGCAATTGTTTCAACAGGTTTATCAAGAAGTCTTGGTCGGAAATCGTCAACAAAACTTGACCCGCATTACCTCGCCCGAAGACTTTTGGGAAAAGCATTTGTGGGATTCGTTGTCAGGAATAGTTGGTTTACCAGCAGAAATTCTCAATCAGAAATTACAGATCATCGATGTTGGTACAGGGGCGGGTTTTCCAGGAATTCCTTTGGCGATCGCTTTTCCCCGCTGGCAGATAACTTTGCTCGATTCTACTCGTAAGAAAATTACCTTTGTCAATGACTTGATTGCTAAATTACAGCTTAATAACGCTAAGGGCATAGTCGCTCGGGCAGAAGCTTTAGGCAGAGTGCCAGGCGATCGCTCTAGCTATGATTTAGCTTTAGTCAGAGCAGTAAGCAAGGCTTCTGTCTGTGCTGAATACAGCTTGCCCTTTGTTAAAAAAGGTGGATTAGCCGTTCTCTATCGAGGACATTGGAACGATCGAGAAACCGCTAGTTTAGAATCGGCAATAGCTCAGTTAGGGGGCAAGATTGAATTGATACATCCTTGGTCAACTCCTCTGACTAAAGGGATACGGCACTGCATTTATGTACGTAAACATTTGGCTACCCCTAAACAATTTCCTCGCGCCGTGGGGGTTCCAGATAAGCAACCGCTTTAA
- a CDS encoding DMT family transporter translates to MQLSSNSTSSIPKALLLIAPFFLWGTAMVAMKGVIPYTTPFFMAGVRLVPAGILVLVVAAILKLPQPKTWQAWLWILAFAIVDGAMFQGFLAQGIVKTGAGLGSVMIDSQPLAVALLSSWLFGEIIGLWGWLGLGIGILGISLIGLPDRWIYSLFAGDFGAINLNWLGLFDNGEWLMLLASLSMAVGTVMIPYISRYSDPVVATGWHMILGGLPLFGLSWLQESQQWSNITLEGWLALGYATVFGSAIAYGIFFYLASKGNLTSLSALTFLTPIFALLFSTIILAEVLSTLQSAGVCLTIASIYLINQRDKIAANFQPQIVKLEETSLVAIDTQDEKVAVDLTKPKKITEES, encoded by the coding sequence ATGCAACTCAGTTCTAATTCAACCTCATCAATTCCTAAAGCCTTATTGCTGATTGCTCCTTTTTTCCTCTGGGGAACTGCAATGGTAGCTATGAAAGGAGTTATTCCCTACACTACACCTTTTTTTATGGCGGGAGTTAGATTAGTACCAGCGGGAATTTTAGTATTGGTAGTAGCAGCTATTTTAAAATTACCTCAGCCTAAAACTTGGCAAGCTTGGTTATGGATTCTGGCTTTTGCTATAGTTGACGGGGCGATGTTTCAAGGTTTTTTAGCTCAAGGAATTGTTAAAACTGGGGCTGGTTTAGGTTCAGTTATGATTGATTCTCAACCCTTAGCAGTTGCTCTTTTGTCTAGCTGGTTGTTTGGTGAAATTATTGGTCTGTGGGGTTGGTTAGGATTAGGTATTGGCATTTTAGGTATCAGCTTAATTGGTTTACCCGATCGCTGGATCTATAGTCTGTTTGCTGGAGATTTTGGGGCAATAAATTTGAACTGGCTGGGATTATTTGATAACGGTGAGTGGTTAATGCTGCTAGCTTCTTTATCCATGGCTGTAGGTACGGTTATGATTCCCTACATTAGTCGTTATAGCGATCCTGTAGTGGCTACAGGTTGGCATATGATTTTAGGTGGATTGCCTTTGTTTGGTTTGTCTTGGCTACAAGAATCACAACAGTGGAGTAATATTACCTTAGAAGGTTGGCTGGCACTGGGATACGCCACGGTTTTCGGTAGCGCGATCGCCTATGGAATCTTCTTTTATTTGGCATCTAAGGGTAATTTGACTAGTTTGAGTGCCTTAACTTTTTTGACTCCGATCTTTGCTCTGTTGTTTAGCACAATTATTCTTGCGGAAGTATTAAGCACTCTTCAATCAGCAGGAGTATGCCTAACAATAGCTAGTATCTACCTAATCAATCAGCGAGATAAGATAGCAGCCAACTTTCAACCCCAAATTGTTAAGCTAGAAGAAACATCCTTAGTTGCGATCGATACTCAGGACGAAAAAGTGGCAGTCGATCTAACTAAGCCAAAGAAAATCACCGAAGAAAGCTAA
- a CDS encoding glycosyl hydrolase family 57, protein MAIATAPQNNLEIVTNGLPNICGWESDIATVVNYNQPVFLPHSKINLEQVNAGFACALHMHQPTIPAGANGELIGNLQNMFEHPDNGDNHNAGVFAWCYSRMGDWIPELVANGCNPRIMLDYSGNLLWSFQQMGRNDIIDNLKKITCDANYQPYVEWLGTMWSHAVIPSTPIPDLKLHIQAWQHYFAAIFGFDALQRIKGFSPPEMHLPNNPDTLYEYIKALKECGYRWLLVQEHSVERLDGSGLHHDDKYIPNRLVARNTHGETIAITALIKTQGSDTKLVAQMQPYHEAKGRGRQQIGSVSIPSCVSQIADGENGGVMMNEFARDFQPVWYELKDNQNIVGLNGTEYLELIEAAGVKPEDYPTCQAVGQHKIWQQVDPETATPNKVQSAIAHLEATDHQFHMDGASWTDDLSWVKGYENVLEPMNQLSAMFHLKYDALVAQDPAVTKTKEYQEALLYVLLLETSCFRYWGQGTWTDYARELFRRGEALLK, encoded by the coding sequence ATGGCGATCGCAACAGCACCTCAAAATAATCTAGAAATAGTAACCAATGGCTTACCCAATATCTGTGGTTGGGAGTCAGACATCGCGACCGTCGTTAATTACAATCAGCCAGTCTTTTTACCCCACAGCAAGATTAATCTCGAACAGGTTAACGCTGGTTTTGCCTGCGCCCTTCATATGCACCAGCCCACCATCCCCGCAGGAGCAAACGGTGAATTAATCGGTAATCTGCAAAATATGTTTGAACATCCTGATAATGGCGACAATCATAACGCAGGAGTTTTTGCCTGGTGCTATTCTCGCATGGGTGATTGGATACCGGAACTAGTAGCTAACGGCTGCAACCCCAGGATTATGCTGGATTATTCTGGCAATCTTCTTTGGAGCTTTCAGCAGATGGGGCGTAACGATATTATCGATAACCTCAAAAAAATTACCTGCGACGCAAATTATCAGCCCTATGTGGAATGGCTGGGTACGATGTGGAGTCATGCAGTGATTCCTTCAACTCCTATTCCCGATCTCAAGCTACATATTCAGGCTTGGCAACATTACTTTGCTGCTATTTTCGGCTTTGATGCCCTACAACGGATCAAAGGGTTTTCTCCTCCAGAAATGCACCTACCTAACAACCCCGATACTCTTTATGAATATATCAAAGCTCTTAAGGAATGTGGTTATCGTTGGCTGTTGGTACAGGAACATTCCGTAGAAAGATTAGACGGTTCAGGCTTGCACCACGATGATAAGTATATCCCCAATCGCTTAGTTGCTCGTAATACTCACGGAGAAACGATCGCTATTACGGCCTTAATTAAAACCCAAGGTTCAGATACCAAACTAGTAGCTCAGATGCAGCCCTATCATGAAGCTAAAGGTAGAGGCAGACAACAAATTGGCAGCGTTTCTATACCTAGTTGTGTAAGTCAAATTGCCGACGGTGAAAATGGTGGGGTGATGATGAACGAGTTCGCCCGTGACTTTCAGCCTGTATGGTACGAACTAAAAGACAATCAAAATATCGTCGGGTTGAACGGTACAGAATATTTGGAATTAATTGAAGCGGCGGGAGTAAAGCCTGAAGACTATCCTACTTGCCAAGCCGTCGGACAGCATAAAATTTGGCAACAGGTAGATCCTGAAACTGCTACGCCTAACAAAGTACAAAGTGCGATCGCTCATTTAGAGGCAACAGATCATCAGTTTCACATGGATGGAGCATCTTGGACAGACGATCTTAGTTGGGTTAAAGGTTATGAAAATGTCCTCGAACCAATGAACCAATTGAGCGCTATGTTTCACCTGAAATATGATGCTCTAGTCGCTCAAGATCCTGCGGTAACTAAAACTAAAGAGTATCAAGAAGCATTGCTTTATGTGTTGCTACTAGAAACAAGCTGCTTCCGTTATTGGGGGCAGGGTACTTGGACAGATTATGCCAGAGAATTATTCCGCCGAGGAGAAGCCTTATTGAAATAA